The sequence gtgattcatgcggcaccgccagataccgttctcctgtttaccgccgagtattgtccgcagcaccttacgctcaaacactccgaaagctctccgatctgcctcttttaacgtccatgtttcatggccgtaaaAGCCGCCGGAAGAATcaaagtagtatacagcgcgagttttgttttcgtttgcagactacgggacttaagctggtttcgaaatccgtaataagccctatttgcagctgcaatacgctttttcacctcgcgggtaacatcattatcgcacgttacTAATGTTCcaaaatacacaaattcttctaccacttcaaattgttCACCATCCAGCATAATTTCGATAATAATCGAGCAtaatcgatatcgtccgcaaatcccaggaacatatgcgattttgtgataatggtaccgcttctttgcacaccagctctcctaatcgctccctcgagcgctatattgaacagtagattcgagagtgcatcaccctgcctcaatccatctaaggtaacaaatgacgtcgatatttcatccgcaacccttacacttgatttcgatccgtccaacgttatacgaatcagccgtatcagttcgtcggaaaaccatgttcaatcataatttgccataattcattccgtttcactgaatcgtacgccgccttgaaatcaataaacagatgatgtgtctgcaagttgtactcccggaatttatcaaggatttgtctcaggatttgtcaaaacacgtattcatagctgttcaatattaagctgtccggctattctaaaatacttttcaaagaGAAAAACAacatcattcggaatactttttgagggataccatactttcgcacaaaaaagtgctggttgcatctgacagcgcttgctggtttcAGATGAagatacattttttcctctttgtaAGTCCCGTCGCAGGTtatgatattttcaaataataatgttagggtgaccctaaaaaaatcaataagtTTTTACAAGTGGCGGCGCACCGCgcaagggcgaacgaggcacgttagaaacgggcgcgaaacagacaaaacttgattttctgGAAGAGAAAGCGCCGAGACCATAAAGAATAACGCACAACAGCTCTATGAAAAGTTGAATCGTTCACGTGGCGgctttgcggaccctccgtagaatGCGTGGATGGCGAcctgcagccatgaaccgagttgaatggagaagacttttatgtactgcgAGGGCCACTCCGGCATATCTCTGACATAATAGCTTCATGCAAACGAATTATGGATTATACGAAACAGTGATGAACAAAATGAGAACATCGGATATAACCGAATGAAAGACCAAAACGATATGTTTCTTCTGCACTTTTATTTATAGGACTTCTCAATATGCTTCATAACGCTTGTGatctgcaatacaataaatttatgcagtagttttttttttacttgatGACTAATACAGATTCTAGATAGTTTACTCCAACAGTAAGCTGAATCAGTAATATTTTATGTTGTTTTACAAATATGCCAAATCAGTATTAAATACACAGGTAATTACgcacatttaatttaaaaaaagaaaaatgaaaccaAATTAACAAGAACGTGATAAATATCTAATGAGATACTTATTTTGTCAATGGTGAAATGAATTATACTCAATCggatattggaaaaaatgcgATAAAATTATTAGcattatttgtttttaattgaTATTACAATTATGTGATTTGAGGGGCAGTTCACTCAACTTAATATAGTAGGGACTTATGAAACAATTACAATATTGTTTTGTATCCTAAAATTTACGCAAATTAAACGTAAAATTTTTCCTTAATGCGATAAAACATGTTTCCATTAATAAGTGTCTCAATCTGAATTGCTCTgttgttttttcattgatttgagAGCTCTCTCCCGTAACTGTTTTTCTAAATCATCATTTATGATGGGTCCTCCGCCACGTagatcgtcatcatcatcatccgagGAGGAACTACTATCACGTTGCTTGCCCTTGCTCTTCTTATGTTTCTTGTGCTTCTTATGCTTTTTCGCATGTTTCTTGTGTTTCTTATGCTTTTTCTTCTTTACACTATCGGAGTCCGATGAGCTACCGTCTGAAGCATCCCGTTTTTTCTTGTCTTTACGTCGTTTCTTCTTCGATCGTTCAGTTTCCGAATCACTCGATGATGAGGAAGGAGCTTTCTCTATTTTCTTTGCTTTACTTTCTTTCGGTATTACTTTTTTCTCTTCAGTGTTCTTGGATTCCGAGCTTATCGTTCTTTTACgcttattgttttcttctctgGCTTTTGctgcggcagcagcagcagccgcaTTTGCGGCAGCGGCCGCGGCTGCTGCAGCAGCTGCCGCCGCTGCCgcttctttctccttttctaGTTTCAAAGCATTCTTCCGACGTTCTTCTTGGAGAGCTGCTGCTGCCAAATCCTGTTTGGTAGGTTTCTTTGGTGGCTCTTCATCTTTGTCACTCTCGTCGGAAGAATCATCCTCACTGGAAGATGACGAACGTCTACGTTTTTTAGATTGcttcttttttatctttttctttcgtgaggttttttcttcttcttcggaTTCACTGCTGCTGTCAGTGGTTTCGCTATCGCTAGaatcttttttgttgctgctaGCTTTAACCTTGGCCTTAGATGGCATTGCTGGTTTTGACGCAGGTTTATCCTCTTTCTGTGTGGCAACGTTAGCAACAATAGTGACGCTATTCGGAACATTTCCAATGTTGGTGGTTGCTACAGCTGCTCGTTCATGAGGTTTCAGGAATGGCGAAGGAGTTCGCGATAAGCTTCTACTATATCTGGCTTTAATAATAGGTTTCTTCTCTTCAGCTTTGATTACTTCCTTCTTAGGTGGTTCAACCCGTCTTGGCGCTTCATGCTTTTTCGACGATTTTCTACTCTCTTCAACTTCAACAACAGGTTTCTTTTCCTTCGTAGGTTTAATTTCGGACAAGATTGGTGCACTTCCACCGTCATCCCAGAACTCACCTACGTCTAAGGTCATATCTTCCTCACTCATGTTCAACGATCCTTTTCTATCATTATCCCAATTACCACGGTTCTCGACTGGTCTTCGCCTAACATCAGACTGTTCACGGCTATTATCCCTATTACTGTTACTGTTGCTATTAGCAGTATTAGGACGAGTATTGCTACCTCGTCTATCATCGAATCTAGACGCCGGCGGGCCCATAGGTGCCCTCGCAGTAGCAGGTTGTTCGTCGGATCGACGCCATTGATTACCTTGGCGCTCTCTTGAAGAGCGTCTATTCCCGTGGTTGTAGTCACGCGACGGTGAGCTCTCACCACGCCTTGACGGTGCGAAGTTCCCACTACTATTACTCCCGCCACCACCGCCGGCGCCACGACCTCCGCGGGTGGGTGAACGGCGGCGACTGGCACCGCTATCGTTTCCGCTGGCATTACGACTAACGCTTCCAGCTCCGCTGCCGCTATATTTACCGCTGtaaagaaaatacaaacaaGTTTTCAGTTAGAACGAGCAGGAGCAGAGGAACATACAATGTGCGAAATACGTTTGACTGATGTCAGTTATTGAAGTTAAAATTTACCGTTTGAACCTAAACGAAGATCTGGGAAAAATAGAAATTAGGAGGGACTCTTACAGTATGtatagaaaaataaattattgcCCTTGATTCATTTGTAACATGTTCCTACAGCTTTGGATATGTTACCCTGTGCAGGGTATACAATAAAACTTCTAGAGATGTGTTAATAATTTTTA comes from Armigeres subalbatus isolate Guangzhou_Male chromosome 2, GZ_Asu_2, whole genome shotgun sequence and encodes:
- the LOC134211298 gene encoding serine/arginine repetitive matrix protein 1 isoform X4; the protein is MMFTSGYRGSHKGTNQQQDTRFSDKEKKLLKQMKFGDNLNKRVDMSKVKLDVLRPWISKKITDMLNIEDDVIVEFVYNQLEEEKYPCPKKMQINMTGFLNGKNARVFMEDLWTLLLSAQESDSGIPAEFIEQKKDEIMKREEDSKHLDDSRSRRSRSRGGSRDRDDHKRSKKEVRPMYKPEPEYMDEEEKMIEDFIEADVPISKEKEPKKVTEEVKVPVVKNPSPERNAKSSPEKSKETHKPENSIDKGRRKSRDRSRSRDRRRSRDRRSSRDRKSSRDRKSSRDRRRSRSARRSSDRNKKRSRSPRDKREREGRGKYSGSGAGSVSRNASGNDSGASRRRSPTRGGRGAGGGGGSNSSGNFAPSRRGESSPSRDYNHGNRRSSRERQGNQWRRSDEQPATARAPMGPPASRFDDRRGSNTRPNTANSNSNSNRDNSREQSDVRRRPVENRGNWDNDRKGSLNMSEEDMTLDVGEFWDDGGSAPILSEIKPTKEKKPVVEVEESRKSSKKHEAPRRVEPPKKEVIKAEEKKPIIKARYSRSLSRTPSPFLKPHERAAVATTNIGNVPNSVTIVANVATQKEDKPASKPAMPSKAKVKASSNKKDSSDSETTDSSSESEEEEKTSRKKKIKKKQSKKRRRSSSSSEDDSSDESDKDEEPPKKPTKQDLAAAALQEERRKNALKLEKEKEAAAAAAAAAAAAAAANAAAAAAAAKAREENNKRKRTISSESKNTEEKKVIPKESKAKKIEKAPSSSSSDSETERSKKKRRKDKKKRDASDGSSSDSDSVKKKKHKKHKKHAKKHKKHKKHKKSKGKQRDSSSSSDDDDDDLRGGGPIINDDLEKQLRERALKSMKKQQSNSD